The sequence TAAAGGCATGGAATTATTCTGCATTTTAGTAAGATAAAATAAATCATTTATAAGTACATTTAAAGTTTTTGATTTTTCATAAGCAATACTTGTGTAGTATCTAAGTTGAACTTCATCTTTATATTTATCCTCCTCTATAAGGCTTAAATACCCAATTATAGAAGTTAACGGAGTCCTTAGATCATGAGAAACATTAGTTATTAAGTCTGTTTTGGTTTGCTGTGCTTTTCTTTCTTCAACAGTTATATTCCTCAACTGATCAATAATATTATTAATATTGGTAGCCAATTTTTTTATATTACCATTTGTATTTAATTTAATTTCACTATCTAAATTACCATTAGCCATTTTATCTACACTATCGATAAGTTCAATTATATTACTACTTCTTTTATAAGATAGTGCAGCGTATATAATTAATGAAAGTATTGAGAATAAGATAATATAAATTAAATCACCAGTTAAAAGTCTTTTAATGTACATAAAATAGTCAACAGAGTTATTGATTAATTCATACTTTGATTTTCTGTACAATGAGTCTGATATTATGTAAGCTGAATATAAAATGGCTCCGGATAACATACAACTAACAATCAGATTGAGAATTGGATGAAACATATATTTCATTACAGGTAAACTTAATTTTATTTTATTTTTCAATTTTATAACCTACTCCCCACACAGTATGAATTATTTTTTGTCCATTAGTATATTTCTCAATTTTATCTCTTATTCTGCTCATATGAACCATAACTGTGTTATTAGATTGAAAATAATCTTCTTTCCATACCTTTCTAAATATATCTTCAGAGCTCAGAACAGAGCCTCTATTAACTGCTAAAAGATACAATATATCAAATTCCCTAGATGTAAGAGGAATCTCCTCTTCATTTATAGCAACTCTATGTTGATTTTTATCTATTGTTAATGTATCTATATTAATAATATTATTCGAGCTTGAAGCACTGTTAAAATAATAAGATCTTCTTAAGAGGGCTTTAACTCTAACAATTAACTCCAAAGAATTAAATGGTTTTGTAAGGTAATCATCAGCACCTGTCATTATTCCTTGTATCTTATCCATATCTTCTGATTTTGCACTAAGCATAAGTATTGGAATATTTAAATTTCTTCTTATTATACTGCAAACTTCCATTCCATTTAGTTTAGGCATCATTACATCTAATATTATTAACTGTATACTTTCTTTATCTAGTATATTAAGAGCATCTTCTCCATCGAATGCCTTAACAACACTAAAACCTTCGTTAGAAAGACAAATTTCCAATAAATTTCTTATTTCATCATCATCATCTACAACAAGTATTTTACTTCTCAATTTAGATTAAACCTCCCTATTAGATTATTTTTTTTCTGAAAATTCCTCAAATGTTATTTGTTCATCATATATTTTCTGAGCTACTTTTTTGCCGATATACCTGATATGCCATGGTTCATATGATACCCCAGTTATATTTTCTTTACCTTCAGGATATCTAAGTATAAAACCATATTCATGAGCATTTGCAGCTAGCCATTGGGCTTCTGCAGTTGACTTAACAAACCACCTATCTTTATTAGTCACATCTATTGCTAGTCCTGTTTGATGTTCACTTTTACCAGGTTTTGCAACATATTTATCAGCCTCTTTTTTACCAACTGATCTTATTCTATTATAATACGTATGTTTCTGTAAATCATAAGATCTATAGGCTGACATTCCTAAAAAATTTATACCATCTTTTCTGGCATCCTTAAACAATTTTTCTATTGCTTTTGCACTGTTTGGGGTCATAAGCCTTTCTTCTTTTGTAGCACTTGTATCAAAACTTATATTAGGAATAACTAATTCCTTAGGTTTGTAGCTTGATTTTAATGAATTATTTTTATTAACCAGCATTAAATTAGATTCTATAATTTCTGGGCGATTTTCTGATTCAAGTGAATTTTCAAAAGCTACAGAATAAGAACTTATAAAAAATGTTGATAATGCTAGTGCTCCTGATATTATTATTGCTTTTATTTTAGATTTCATATATACACACTCCTTAAAAATTTTTATAAGTTAATTTTAAAGGAAAGATATTAAACAATTTATAAGTAAACCTTAAGTTTTATTAAGATTTAAAGTTAGACTATAACAAAAAAAAAATATAGAACCTGTTGAAATGTATATTAATTTCATATTTAATTGAATAATTATCTAATTAGAATAAGATATATTCAAATATAAAGAACAAGAAAACACCTAGATAAATCCAGGTGTTTTCTTGTTCTTTTCTAATCCTTTGAACTTTTTAATTAAAAATAGATTAAAAATTATAGTTGAGGATACTAAAATGTCCATAAGAATAGTAGAATTATCTACATGAAAAAAATACAATAAAACTAAAAGCAATTTTTTACAAAATAATATATTCATTTTACCTCCACACTTAATACCCATAGAAATTAATTATTATTATAATAATATAGTAGCAATTAATTTATTAAATGCGTGTTAAAAAATTTGAAATTTTCAATCTAATTACTAGGTATCTATAGTAGTTTTTAAAACTATTTATATATATGATTAAGTAATTCTAAAATTGGGTTGTAGATTCAAAATCATTAAAAATATTAAATATATATTAAATTTATATTAAATATATATTTAATATTATAAAACTATTAGAATTACAACTTTTATTTATAAATTAAATTAGTAAATATATATTTTTAATAATAAAAATTAATGGGATAATTTGTTTAATTCAACATTTATATATGATAAAATTAAAATAAAAGGATGTGATTATATGCGAAGCATTTTAGTTCCTATTGATGGTAGTGATAGAAGTCAAAAATCCTTAGATTTTATATTAAATGAATTTTCAAAAGAAAAGGTTAAGATAACCTTAATGTGTGTAAATGATGTTGTTTTAACTAACTTAACAAATCCAATGATTATAGATATGAAAGTAAAAGAATCTGAAAAAGAAATAAAAGGTATGCTAGATCGTTTAAAAAGTAAGCTACAAGGCTATGAAGTAAAAACTTATTATACAATAGGGGATGCAGGTCAAGAGATTATAGAAAAGTCAATAGATGGAAAGTTTGATTTAATTGTTATGACTAAATCAACTAAGAAAAACTTTATAGATTCAATAGGATCTGTAACTTTATATGTAGTTAAAAAATCTAAGTGTACTGTAGTTATAGTTCCAGAATAAATTATTTTCATTACAGATATAAAAAAAGGAGCATTTAAATGCTCCTTTTTTTATATCTGTAATGAAAATAGCTATGCATTTGCATTAAATTTATCTAAAGCCATTAACTCTGTTAATTTCTTTCTCATTAGGATTAATAAAACTCCAAAAATGCTTACTACAATAGTAATTAACACGAATATCTTAGTATATCCCATAGTTTCTGTGAAACCAGCAACTTTTCCTGAAATTAAGTTTGAGAAAAAGAAACTCATATACCATGCACCCATTGCAAGTGAGCTATATTTTTGTGGAGCTAATTTATTAAACATTGCCATTCCAATAGGAGATATACATAACTCCCCAACAGTTAATAAGAAGTAAGCTAAAAGAATAAATAGTATATTCATTTGTTTGCTTCCATCAAATACTCCACCTAAAGTTTTTATCCCTAATATTACTGTAATAAATGCTGCAGCTGTAAGAAGCATACCTAGACCCATTTTAGAAGGAATAGATAGGTCTCCGTGCTTTGATTTAGATAGTTTAATCCATATACTACCTAGTACAGGAGATAATACAACACATAATATTCCATTGAAAGATGTTAACCATGGAACCGGAATTACGAAACTTCCTAAATTTCTATTTACTAACTCATTTGATAATAATGTAAATGATGTTGATGTTTGATACCATGCAGTCCAAAATAAAACAACAAATATAAATAAAACACCCATTGCTTTTAATCTGTTTTTTTCAACTTGAGTAAGAGCATTATCTGCACTTTTTTTATTAGACTTGTTTTCTTTATCATAAACTGGATATTTACCTTTTTCACCTAACCATTTTGGAGATAGAACTATAAGTAAAAAGCAAACAATAAACATTGCGATAGCAGCCATTAAAAAAATATATTTATATCCATACGCTGCTATTTCTCCATCAGATGTTAATTTGGCAAACCATTTATCTGATATAAAACCAGCTATAATAGGGCCAAAGAAAGAACCTATATTTATAAACATATAAAAAATACTGTAAGCAGCATCTTTTTTTGATAACTCATCTTGATCATATAAAGTACCTACAAGAGAACTTATCTGCCCCTTAAAGAATGCTCCTGCTATTACGAGTACTATTAACCCAGACCATACACTTGCTATATTTGGCTTTGCAAAAAATAAAAGTATATATCCACATGCAGTAATAAAAGATCCTAGTATAAGTGACTTTTGTATTCCAAGCCACTTGTCTGATATATATCCCCCTATTAAAGAACCCATATAGTTTATTCCTTGATATAAACCTATAATTGCAGTTGCTTTTGCTACGCTTAAACCTAATCCATTTTGACTAATATCTGCTGTAAAAAATAATATTAGAATAGATGACACTGCATAGCCTGCATAACTTTGAAGAGCAATAGATATATTTGCTAGCCAAAGTCCCATTGGATGTTTTACCTTTTGATCCATAATTAAAAACCCCTCCCCATATTAATTAGTCTCTAATTATATAATATCACTATAGATAACAATATTTAATTATTTTTTTACATAATTTTACAATAAAATATATTAAAATATTTTTATATTTAATATTTTTCTTAATAAACTTTTATTTTTACAAATTTAAAAGTCTCTATAGATTTAGTGGTAATTTTGCAGTTAATTTCAGCTGATTGAATTAAGTTTATTTAAAGTAGTTTTATATAATATAAAGGTTGAAGTATCAACTAAGCACTAAAGGATTTAATTAAGTTATCTAACTATTAAAAATAAATGAAAAAGTATTTACATACTTAATTTAGAGTAGTACTTATTTTTAAATAGATACTACTATAATTACGTTTCTATAAAAGTATCTTATTTAAGAATGATATAAGTATTAAGTGGGGGTTAAGCATAAAAAATGGAAGACAATTGTCCTCCATTTTTTTATGCTTAAGAAAACTATACTTAAATAATGCTTGTATATAATCTGTGAAGTATATTAATATCAATATTTTTTAGAAAGTAAAAATATTGGTATTATAAGTAATGGGCGAAGTCATTAGAGAGATGAGTGAAGCGAATTTTTTACTTAAATATATGTTAAGTTACAACTTCATATATATCGGAAAGCTCTAACTCAGCGTTATATGAATTTATATTATATATAGAAGGACAACAGTTTTCAATTATTACATTTGGTAAAAATATTGTAAATGAACTCCCTTTATTTAAATCACTTTCAACAGTAATAACTCCATCATGAAGATTTATTAAAGATTTAACAATACTTAATCCTATTCCGCTTCCTTCATTTGACCTAGTAAATGACTTATCTATTTGGACAAACTTATCAAAAATAACCTCTTGGTTTTCTTTAGATATACCAATTCCCTCATCTCTTACTACAATCTTAGTCCATTGATCATCTATGTTTAAATTTACTAAAATAGAAGACCCTTTATTAGAAAATTTAATTGAGTTTGATAGCAAATTTAATATAGAGCGTTCAATCATATAAGCATCGCACTTTATAATATGCTCTTCTTCTTCAGTATCAAACTGTATAGTTATACCTTTCGATAAAGCATATTCAATTACAGATAAGGTTACGTCTTCTACAATAGACACTATATTATAATTTTTAAACTTTACAGTAAGTGTACCTAGGTCTATTTCAGATAAATCCATGATATTATTTACTAGTCTTGTCATCCTCTGACAGTTTGTACGTAATATTTTGCTATATTTGTTGTATATAGCATTAAAGTCTATTGCACTTTTTACACTAAAACTATCTAACAATTGAATGGATGAATAAAGTAAATTAATTGGAGTCTTTAATTCATGCGAAATATTAGCTATAAATTCAGTTTTTTCTTTATCATAAGTTTTAAGTTTTTTTACTTCGAGTTCTTTCTTAACGACATTTGATATATCTATATATGTAACTGCAATCTCTTTTTTATTACTTTTTGAATTTATTGTTTGAACACAGCAATCTAAAGTAATATTTCTATCTTCAATTTTTATTACCCCTCTCCAACAATTATTTAAATTTAAGGATTTTATAATTTCATCATATTCCTTTGATTTGTAAATTTTATCTTTTAAAAGTATATTTAATTTATCAAGGTCATCAACACATGAATAATAATCTCTAACTTTTTTATTAGCATATAATAAGTTTGCGTTTTCATCGAAAATTAACATAAAACTATGTTTGTCATTTTCTGATAAGTTATAAAATAAGTTTAAATTATTATTTAATACTTTGGTTTTAGACATATAAATAAACAATTCAATTAACGCTCCTATAATTACTATAAAAAAACAAATATACGTTAATGATATGGATACCAATTTATTATAAAATGTTAATCGAGTTGATATATGTATAGCATAAATTGCTTTTATCGCAAGTATGAAGATACTAGAGCTTAGAACTACAAATATAGACTCTTTATCATTTATTGACTTAAAAAACAAAGCACCTGAACAAATAATATATGCTAAAGTTAAAAAAGTATTATAAATTAAAAATGTATTTGAATTAAATTCATTATTATAAATAAATAACTTTCTTTCAAAAGTACCTAAAATTGTGGTTAAACATATAACAATAAATATTGAAAGATATTTGTTATTAATTATCACTGAACTTATTCTATTAATTGGAAGTACTGCAAGCATAAGTAGAAAAACTCTAAGTATAGATGAAGATATAACTACATATAGGGATGAAGATAGCTCCTTTGAGTAATAAGGTAGATAATCTATATGCCCAAATAAAATTCCGACTGACAAACCAACAAACATTAATAAAACTAAAAAAATACTTTCATTTTTTGTTCTATTGTAAGAAACTAAACAACTACCTATGGCTAGTAAGGAAATAAGAAAATTAAAAAATTTTATGAAATGCAACGTTGATTGTAGATAACTTGATTCAATATTTTCTTTTAAAAATACATTTAAAATAATGATAATAGATAATGTTAGCATGCTTAAAACAACATATACCAATAAATTATTTTTGTTGATTGTGTATTCTTTATCTATTATTTCCATTATAATACCTCCAACTTTTTATATAAATCCTAACATAAAAATATATTTTATTTTGTCGTTTTTTGTTTACATTTACGAAATATTTTTTATAATGTCAAAGTTGAAAAATATCAAATAAAGTTTGATATAGACAGTTGTTATTGTTTATATCTTAAATCCGTATAGTTTCTAAATATATTAAAGACAATTAGTATTTGAAGTTAAAATACAAAAACATAATATTAATTTCAAATTACCTTTTATAAAAAATATAGATTTAAAAATCATTTAAAACATTTTAAAAAAAGATTAAATATATTTTAAAAGATTAGGAACTTAAACATCTCCATTCATTAAGGATAATCCAAGAAATTTAATAAAAAAGCTAGCTGGAGGACAAATGTCCTCCAGCTAGCTTTTTTATTAAATTTCTTGGATTATTTCATTATTATTTTTGTCAAAATACTTACAATTTACGTAAGAAGATTTTTTGCTTAATAAATCATTACTGACAACAATCATAGATGGACGATCTAGTTTAAATGATTCCTTACACTTATATGTATCATTTATTGTAATTTCTACATGAGAAACTTTAGAACCATCAGATATTAAGACAAAAGCATTACTACTTTTAGAAGCACCGTTGTATGTATTATAATTAACTAAAAAATTTTCAACTCCAAGTGTTTCTTTTTTTTTCGTAGAGTATCTAACATCGCTCAATATATAGTTACCTTTTTTATTTTTTTCACATATAACAACCCCATTATTATATTTACTTGAAAATCCTACAATCTTAGAGTTTTGAATATAAGTATTATCTACAATGGATATATCTTCTTTACTTGGCGAATTTATTAATTTAGAGCCTATTAAGTATTGCTTAATAGATTCATCAGTATTGCCAGGTATTTTAGTATAAGTACATCCTGTAATAGTAAAACTTGAGATTATTAATATTATAAAAATTATTTGTTTTTTCAATTACATCCCCCGTAAATTCAAATTTATCTATTTATCCACTCACTCCAACTAACATTTAATATCGGCATTATGAGTTAAAATTTAAGAAGTTGATTGATTTAATTTGTTAATTAAGTTAACAGATAATTTTTATAATGAAATATAATAATACTTGATTTTAAGTCTATGTTATTATATTTCATAGTTGATTAAATCAGCTTTTACAATAGTTCCTTCAATAAAAACACCAAACATATTATCTCCAATATCCATATAACTTGACTTTACGCCAACAATTGCATTTCCACCTAGTAAGGCTCCTTTAAATCTTAATATATCAAAGGCTTCTTGTTTTGCTTTAGCAAGGCTATTTTCATACCCACTAGCTCTACCACCTACTAAGTCAGTAATACTTGATATAAAGTCAGTAACAACCCCTGTTCCGATTATTACCTCAGAACTTTCTATTCCTAAGTACTCACTTATCTTATAGCCTTCTAATGAAGGTGTTGTTGATAGTATAATGTTTTTGCAAATTGATTTTGCTTTTTTACATTCTTCTTCATACTTATCTAGTTCTTCAGTTTTTCTTTGATTTTCAATTGCTAAAATTGCTTCATTTTTACTCTCCTTACATTTGGGGCATATATCATCACCCCAAAATCTACCAAGGACCTCACCGCATTCATTACATTTTCTAGTTGATTTTTCTAAAAAAGCCATAATAATATCCCCCTCAAAACTTTGTATATAATCCTAATTTTACAACAATTTTAAATATATTTATGTATCAAAAAAAGTACACCTTTATAAATTTTAATATTAAAACGTTTTGTCTTTCCATAATAAATGCTTTTCACCTGAAATACCGTCCGTATAATATATCTCAACATGCTTATAAATTTTCTTTGTATCTGGATGTTCTACATCAACACAATCCACATAATCATTTAAAGTAAAAACAGAATAATTTTTAAGATTTGGTTTAGTAAATGTTGTGTAAGGAGTCTTTGTTAGCCATAAGTTAATTGATTGATATATTGTATCATCAGTTTCTTTTATAGTCTTTTCAGTAGATTTAACTAAATTATTAGCAGGACCAGTGTAGATTATATTTTTTTCAGGACCAAACTCATCGATTTTAATAGATACATCTTTATATAAAATAACATCTTCATGTTTAAATATATAAAGTCCAAGTAATACAAAAACTATAGTTATAAAAATACAGCTAATAGATACTAGTTTTATATTTCTTTTTAATAAAGAACTCTTAATTTTTTTTAATATATCTATTTCTGAATTATTATCTGAATTAGTATGAGGCTCAATTAAGAACATAGACTCTCTCATTATATTTAAATCGCGTAGACATTCATCACAAGAGTGTATATGTATATTTATTAATTCCTTGCTTTTCTCACTACATATGTTATCTATATACAAAGGAAGCAAGTCTTGAATTATTTCACAATCAACTTTTTTCATAAATGTTCACCTCCATGTTTTTTCTGATTTTTAATTTTGCTCTATGATATGTAACTCTTGCCCAACTTTCACTTTTTGAATGAATTTTGGCTATTTCTAAAAAAGAAAGTTCTCCAAATGTTCTTAGACAAAAAACTTCTTTATATACATTTTCAAGTTTATCTATTTCCTTATGAACTTCGGATACATTTTCTTGTAAAATTAAATTATCTTCTAAGTAACTAATGCTATTTGTTTCACATATATCTATTTCACATTGTTTTTTAAGCTTTTTTAAATATGAAAAATAAGTATTTTTGCCTATTTGGCATAACCATGATCTTACATTGCATTGACCTTTGAAATTTTTTAGGTTTTTTAATGCTTTAAAAAATGTTTCTTGTGTTATATCTTCAGCTATTTCAGTATTTTTACAAATAGATAATATATACCTATAAACATACTTGAAATGTTGGTTGTATAAATTTTCAAAATCATTCAAAGTAGAATCCTCCTTACATAAATGAGACTTCTAAAAGCTACTTTCGTTACAAAAAATTTAAAATAACTTAAATTTATATAGATAATAATTATAACTTATATATCTGATATAATTATCCATATATAAGGAGGAGAGCACATGAAAAATTTAGTAGTTTACTATTCATTAGAGGGTAATACGAAGTTAATAGCAGAATTTATAGCTAAAGAAATTGGCGCAGACATAATAGAATTAAAACCTAAAAAAGAATTTCCATCTTCAGGATTTAGAAAGTATGTATGGGGAGGTAAGAGTGTAATATTTAAGCAAAAACCAGAACTTATGAATAAGGAAATTGATATAAGTAAA is a genomic window of Paraclostridium bifermentans containing:
- a CDS encoding sensor histidine kinase, whose translation is MKNKIKLSLPVMKYMFHPILNLIVSCMLSGAILYSAYIISDSLYRKSKYELINNSVDYFMYIKRLLTGDLIYIILFSILSLIIYAALSYKRSSNIIELIDSVDKMANGNLDSEIKLNTNGNIKKLATNINNIIDQLRNITVEERKAQQTKTDLITNVSHDLRTPLTSIIGYLSLIEEDKYKDEVQLRYYTSIAYEKSKTLNVLINDLFYLTKMQNNSMPLNTMNINLVELLGQIISQFEYMLKSENIKCRLNFSEDKLTIQADPVKLVRAFENLITNAMKYGKDGKFIDITTKKVGTFAIVQIINYGEPIPAIDLPYIFDRFYRVEKSRNRNDGGSGLGLAITKNIIDMHNGNIYVSSDYNCTKFEVHLNLS
- a CDS encoding response regulator transcription factor, which encodes MRSKILVVDDDDEIRNLLEICLSNEGFSVVKAFDGEDALNILDKESIQLIILDVMMPKLNGMEVCSIIRRNLNIPILMLSAKSEDMDKIQGIMTGADDYLTKPFNSLELIVRVKALLRRSYYFNSASSSNNIINIDTLTIDKNQHRVAINEEEIPLTSREFDILYLLAVNRGSVLSSEDIFRKVWKEDYFQSNNTVMVHMSRIRDKIEKYTNGQKIIHTVWGVGYKIEK
- a CDS encoding M15 family metallopeptidase codes for the protein MKSKIKAIIISGALALSTFFISSYSVAFENSLESENRPEIIESNLMLVNKNNSLKSSYKPKELVIPNISFDTSATKEERLMTPNSAKAIEKLFKDARKDGINFLGMSAYRSYDLQKHTYYNRIRSVGKKEADKYVAKPGKSEHQTGLAIDVTNKDRWFVKSTAEAQWLAANAHEYGFILRYPEGKENITGVSYEPWHIRYIGKKVAQKIYDEQITFEEFSEKK
- a CDS encoding universal stress protein; translated protein: MRSILVPIDGSDRSQKSLDFILNEFSKEKVKITLMCVNDVVLTNLTNPMIIDMKVKESEKEIKGMLDRLKSKLQGYEVKTYYTIGDAGQEIIEKSIDGKFDLIVMTKSTKKNFIDSIGSVTLYVVKKSKCTVVIVPE
- a CDS encoding peptide MFS transporter, yielding MMDQKVKHPMGLWLANISIALQSYAGYAVSSILILFFTADISQNGLGLSVAKATAIIGLYQGINYMGSLIGGYISDKWLGIQKSLILGSFITACGYILLFFAKPNIASVWSGLIVLVIAGAFFKGQISSLVGTLYDQDELSKKDAAYSIFYMFINIGSFFGPIIAGFISDKWFAKLTSDGEIAAYGYKYIFLMAAIAMFIVCFLLIVLSPKWLGEKGKYPVYDKENKSNKKSADNALTQVEKNRLKAMGVLFIFVVLFWTAWYQTSTSFTLLSNELVNRNLGSFVIPVPWLTSFNGILCVVLSPVLGSIWIKLSKSKHGDLSIPSKMGLGMLLTAAAFITVILGIKTLGGVFDGSKQMNILFILLAYFLLTVGELCISPIGMAMFNKLAPQKYSSLAMGAWYMSFFFSNLISGKVAGFTETMGYTKIFVLITIVVSIFGVLLILMRKKLTELMALDKFNANA
- a CDS encoding sensor histidine kinase, whose product is MEIIDKEYTINKNNLLVYVVLSMLTLSIIIILNVFLKENIESSYLQSTLHFIKFFNFLISLLAIGSCLVSYNRTKNESIFLVLLMFVGLSVGILFGHIDYLPYYSKELSSSLYVVISSSILRVFLLMLAVLPINRISSVIINNKYLSIFIVICLTTILGTFERKLFIYNNEFNSNTFLIYNTFLTLAYIICSGALFFKSINDKESIFVVLSSSIFILAIKAIYAIHISTRLTFYNKLVSISLTYICFFIVIIGALIELFIYMSKTKVLNNNLNLFYNLSENDKHSFMLIFDENANLLYANKKVRDYYSCVDDLDKLNILLKDKIYKSKEYDEIIKSLNLNNCWRGVIKIEDRNITLDCCVQTINSKSNKKEIAVTYIDISNVVKKELEVKKLKTYDKEKTEFIANISHELKTPINLLYSSIQLLDSFSVKSAIDFNAIYNKYSKILRTNCQRMTRLVNNIMDLSEIDLGTLTVKFKNYNIVSIVEDVTLSVIEYALSKGITIQFDTEEEEHIIKCDAYMIERSILNLLSNSIKFSNKGSSILVNLNIDDQWTKIVVRDEGIGISKENQEVIFDKFVQIDKSFTRSNEGSGIGLSIVKSLINLHDGVITVESDLNKGSSFTIFLPNVIIENCCPSIYNINSYNAELELSDIYEVVT
- a CDS encoding YbjQ family protein; the protein is MAFLEKSTRKCNECGEVLGRFWGDDICPKCKESKNEAILAIENQRKTEELDKYEEECKKAKSICKNIILSTTPSLEGYKISEYLGIESSEVIIGTGVVTDFISSITDLVGGRASGYENSLAKAKQEAFDILRFKGALLGGNAIVGVKSSYMDIGDNMFGVFIEGTIVKADLINYEI
- a CDS encoding zf-HC2 domain-containing protein, with product MKKVDCEIIQDLLPLYIDNICSEKSKELINIHIHSCDECLRDLNIMRESMFLIEPHTNSDNNSEIDILKKIKSSLLKRNIKLVSISCIFITIVFVLLGLYIFKHEDVILYKDVSIKIDEFGPEKNIIYTGPANNLVKSTEKTIKETDDTIYQSINLWLTKTPYTTFTKPNLKNYSVFTLNDYVDCVDVEHPDTKKIYKHVEIYYTDGISGEKHLLWKDKTF
- a CDS encoding RNA polymerase sigma factor gives rise to the protein MNDFENLYNQHFKYVYRYILSICKNTEIAEDITQETFFKALKNLKNFKGQCNVRSWLCQIGKNTYFSYLKKLKKQCEIDICETNSISYLEDNLILQENVSEVHKEIDKLENVYKEVFCLRTFGELSFLEIAKIHSKSESWARVTYHRAKLKIRKNMEVNIYEKS